The following coding sequences lie in one Paenibacillus durus ATCC 35681 genomic window:
- a CDS encoding ABC transporter permease, whose product MGKYVAYTITTLKNTQVYKFDLLLWVINSFILVIAFREVWKAIYANGHSLAISTGVTSQGMQTYAMLSVILYAIMPPSISYEISDKVRDGSIVFDMQKPWDFEWMHFSKAAGVFLFSMIYTVIPQLVGVFLFFPIDYPAGVQAAAFAASVLLAFLLSFLINFIVGMTAILFTETWGIDMFKSVITDVCSGAMVPLWFFPDAVSRVLLWLPFQGIFNIPLSLFIGKITGTAVWEQLAFQAAWCLILLLLSRVILAWIERKLVITGG is encoded by the coding sequence GTGGGGAAGTACGTCGCCTATACGATAACCACACTAAAAAATACACAGGTATACAAGTTCGATCTGCTGCTGTGGGTAATCAATTCGTTTATTCTGGTCATCGCTTTCCGCGAAGTGTGGAAGGCCATTTACGCTAACGGGCACAGCCTCGCTATATCCACGGGTGTGACTTCACAGGGAATGCAAACCTATGCGATGCTCTCCGTTATCCTATACGCTATCATGCCCCCCTCCATCTCCTATGAAATCAGCGATAAAGTCAGGGATGGCTCCATCGTATTCGACATGCAAAAACCCTGGGACTTTGAATGGATGCATTTCTCAAAGGCAGCGGGCGTCTTCCTGTTCAGTATGATCTATACCGTTATTCCGCAGCTGGTTGGGGTGTTCCTGTTCTTCCCGATCGATTATCCGGCCGGTGTGCAGGCTGCCGCTTTCGCCGCAAGCGTCCTGCTTGCTTTTCTCTTGTCCTTTCTGATTAATTTCATCGTCGGCATGACAGCCATCCTGTTCACGGAAACGTGGGGGATCGACATGTTCAAATCCGTGATAACCGACGTTTGCTCCGGCGCAATGGTTCCGCTCTGGTTCTTCCCGGATGCGGTCAGCCGAGTCCTTCTCTGGCTTCCGTTTCAGGGTATTTTCAATATTCCTTTATCCTTGTTCATTGGAAAAATAACAGGAACCGCTGTCTGGGAACAGCTCGCCTTTCAAGCCGCCTGGTGTCTCATCCTTCTGCTGCTGAGCCGGGTGATCCTCGCCTGGATCGAGCGGAAGCTGGTCATCACGGGCGGTTAA
- a CDS encoding glycosyltransferase family 4 protein, giving the protein MNRYWCEWRGPVEKKSGLGIASRAYVRALRRQGVNVRVGSKTLKNLGTRRSAVKKVLIWHYPPHQVSVKKERKRYDHVILNTVWETTQIPNHWKPHMNKFDAVFVPTLQNKEALLRSGVKVPIFIVPHGVNTMEYRPGNPKLNLPEHKRRFIFVSVFGFQHRKNPEGLLRAYWEEFSASDSVLLVIKTNGYDSRETEAWIKKRISQYKKKLGLNKSTAPVKIIGSPITPGQLRGIYTLGDAFVLPTRGEGVGMPFLEAMASGIPVIATGWGGHMDFLNSRNSFLVKYKLRNPAVSMRSRHAISRKFSHLFAQQGQRWAEPELQSLRKQMRTAYENPRLCKMKGRQGRQDTLKLSWDRGGRLMKRAIEQVIKGKK; this is encoded by the coding sequence ATGAATAGATACTGGTGTGAATGGCGGGGCCCCGTTGAGAAGAAGAGCGGGCTCGGCATCGCCAGCCGGGCGTATGTGCGGGCGCTGCGGCGGCAGGGTGTAAATGTGCGGGTTGGCTCCAAGACGCTAAAGAACCTGGGAACCCGGCGGTCAGCGGTTAAAAAAGTTCTCATTTGGCACTATCCGCCGCACCAGGTAAGTGTCAAAAAAGAGAGAAAGCGTTACGATCATGTGATCCTGAACACTGTTTGGGAGACGACGCAGATCCCGAACCACTGGAAGCCGCACATGAATAAATTTGATGCGGTCTTTGTGCCCACGCTCCAGAACAAAGAAGCTCTCCTAAGGAGCGGCGTTAAGGTTCCCATCTTCATCGTGCCCCATGGCGTGAATACGATGGAATACCGTCCAGGCAATCCCAAGCTGAACCTGCCGGAGCATAAAAGGAGATTCATCTTTGTATCCGTCTTTGGCTTCCAGCACCGCAAGAATCCGGAAGGGCTGCTCCGGGCGTACTGGGAGGAGTTCTCCGCCAGTGATTCCGTGCTGCTCGTGATCAAGACGAACGGTTATGACTCTCGTGAGACTGAAGCCTGGATTAAGAAAAGAATCAGCCAATACAAGAAAAAGCTGGGTCTTAACAAAAGCACCGCTCCCGTTAAGATCATCGGCAGTCCGATCACACCCGGGCAGCTTAGAGGGATTTATACGCTCGGGGATGCTTTTGTTCTGCCAACGAGAGGGGAAGGCGTGGGCATGCCGTTTCTTGAAGCAATGGCCAGCGGCATTCCGGTTATTGCAACGGGCTGGGGAGGCCATATGGATTTTTTGAACAGCCGAAATTCTTTCCTGGTGAAATATAAACTGCGTAACCCGGCGGTCAGCATGCGAAGCAGGCACGCGATATCCCGTAAATTTAGCCACCTGTTCGCGCAGCAGGGACAGCGCTGGGCGGAGCCTGAGCTTCAAAGCCTCAGAAAGCAGATGAGGACCGCGTACGAGAACCCCCGTCTATGCAAAATGAAAGGCCGGCAGGGGCGTCAGGATACGCTTAAGCTTTCGTGGGATCGGGGGGGCAGATTGATGAAGCGGGCCATCGAACAGGTGATCAAAGGGAAGAAATAG
- a CDS encoding aldo/keto reductase translates to MNYRTLGRTGLNVSEIGFGAWGIGKTSWVGADDQESLKALNRSVELGLNFIDTALGYGDGHSEKLVGQVVREHAGNIYVATKIPPINRQWPARSGVPVEETFTKEHVISCTEQSLRNLGLETIDVQQFHVWSDEWVGKGDWLEGVQKLKEQGKIRFFGVSINDYQPSNAIKLIESGLVDTVQVIYNIFEQSPEDELLPACEKHDIGVIVRVALDEGGLTGKITPETTFDQGDFRNHYFRDDRKREVFERVQQIAADLNISIDDIAETALRYVLSSPAVSTVIPGMRSVTNVERNMKVGDGLGLPEDQVAKLKAHRWVRNFYN, encoded by the coding sequence ATGAATTACAGAACTCTTGGAAGAACGGGACTGAACGTATCGGAAATCGGCTTCGGAGCCTGGGGGATCGGCAAAACGTCATGGGTTGGCGCGGATGATCAAGAATCGCTTAAGGCGCTGAACCGGTCCGTTGAGCTGGGATTGAATTTTATCGATACCGCGCTTGGATATGGAGACGGGCACAGTGAGAAGCTGGTTGGACAAGTTGTCCGGGAACATGCGGGGAACATCTATGTAGCGACTAAGATCCCGCCGATTAACAGACAGTGGCCCGCCCGCAGCGGTGTGCCGGTAGAAGAGACGTTCACTAAGGAGCATGTGATTTCCTGCACGGAACAGAGCCTGCGGAATTTGGGTCTTGAGACGATTGATGTTCAGCAGTTCCATGTCTGGTCGGATGAGTGGGTCGGCAAAGGGGACTGGCTGGAAGGTGTACAGAAGCTGAAGGAACAGGGGAAAATCCGGTTCTTCGGCGTGTCCATCAATGACTATCAGCCAAGCAATGCGATTAAGCTAATTGAAAGCGGTCTCGTTGACACTGTTCAGGTTATCTATAATATTTTTGAACAGAGTCCGGAGGACGAGCTGTTGCCTGCCTGCGAGAAGCACGACATCGGGGTGATCGTCCGGGTTGCACTGGATGAAGGCGGATTAACAGGAAAAATAACGCCGGAAACCACCTTCGATCAAGGCGATTTCCGCAATCATTATTTCAGGGATGACCGTAAGCGGGAGGTCTTCGAGCGGGTGCAGCAAATTGCCGCCGATTTGAATATCTCTATTGACGACATTGCTGAAACGGCGCTGCGCTATGTGCTCAGCAGCCCAGCCGTTTCGACGGTCATTCCGGGGATGCGCTCTGTTACCAATGTGGAACGCAATATGAAGGTGGGAGATGGATTGGGGCTTCCTGAGGACCAGGTTGCCAAGCTGAAGGCGCACCGCTGGGTCCGCAATTTTTATAACTGA
- a CDS encoding LacI family DNA-binding transcriptional regulator, with product MTTIIDVARLAGVSKTTVSRVINNYPHISPDKKEQVLKAMQQLGFTPNPSARRLRGQLATTIAVVVPKIVNPFFSYLVDAIEQVGYRSGYQTLICQTNEDKEKELSYLNLLKTKQADGIIMTSIENDWAQIKPYTEFGPIVLCNEYINKTDVPMIRVDQFQGTYIGVKHLIERGHRKIAYCTGGLFTEFGKDKDRNQGYQKALEEAGIPVNPSWILVDKHTIEDGKRVMQLLMEMKDRPTAVFAGSDEIAGGLMMAAKKAGLRIPDDLAIIGFDDQPIAEVLDPGLTTIRQPIAQMGKKAGEILLAMLNEPCPSPAVYELPVELVVREST from the coding sequence ATGACAACCATCATTGATGTGGCGCGCCTGGCGGGAGTGTCGAAGACGACCGTATCCCGGGTGATCAATAACTATCCCCATATTTCGCCGGACAAAAAGGAACAGGTCCTGAAGGCAATGCAGCAGCTTGGGTTCACGCCGAACCCTTCCGCGAGAAGATTAAGAGGACAGCTCGCCACAACCATCGCGGTAGTCGTCCCGAAAATTGTGAATCCGTTCTTTTCCTATTTGGTGGATGCCATCGAGCAGGTCGGTTACCGCAGCGGCTATCAGACTCTGATTTGCCAGACGAATGAGGATAAAGAGAAGGAATTATCCTACTTGAATCTGCTGAAGACCAAGCAGGCGGACGGAATCATTATGACATCCATCGAGAATGATTGGGCGCAGATTAAACCTTATACGGAGTTTGGCCCCATTGTGCTGTGCAACGAATATATCAACAAGACGGATGTTCCGATGATCCGGGTGGATCAATTTCAAGGCACCTATATCGGCGTCAAGCATCTGATTGAAAGAGGGCACCGCAAGATCGCGTATTGCACGGGCGGATTATTCACGGAATTCGGAAAGGACAAGGATCGGAATCAAGGCTATCAAAAAGCGCTGGAGGAAGCCGGTATCCCGGTGAATCCAAGCTGGATTCTGGTCGATAAGCATACGATTGAGGACGGCAAGCGAGTGATGCAGCTCCTGATGGAAATGAAGGACCGTCCGACAGCCGTGTTCGCCGGGAGCGATGAAATTGCCGGAGGACTGATGATGGCCGCGAAAAAAGCCGGCTTACGTATTCCGGATGATCTGGCGATCATCGGCTTTGACGATCAACCGATCGCGGAGGTTCTGGACCCGGGACTTACCACTATCCGGCAGCCGATTGCCCAAATGGGGAAGAAGGCCGGAGAGATTCTGCTGGCGATGCTGAATGAGCCTTGTCCAAGCCCTGCGGTTTATGAGCTTCCGGTTGAGCTGGTTGTCCGGGAATCCACCTAG
- a CDS encoding ABC transporter substrate-binding protein, with protein MKKTLALFLVLLMAVALTACGGSGNSGNTAADSNDGKVNIVIVNGKGEIASQWEQAAKDFMAANPDITVEAVSGAVGETVNLLDKLTASGKTVTIAMMSPDSIVNKYKDFGIDLTNEKWNADTVYGVKDANGKIAGFPFSIEGFGLVYNKSVVEKAVGGAFDPYSINTRDKLKALLDKIQASGVKYPVAYQTENWSVANHYSTQFLNQAEDPNTIVEQLKAGKFDLASNAVWNGYYDTMDLLVSKAYNKYGERPLGKYYDDAHLSVGKGESAILFNGNWAFDSLKAVSGESFGFIPVPVDNNPDNPLNNKIAAGPTNILVINKSATAAQQEAGKKFLNWLVYDQKGQDFLVNQAQVISAFKNNLNKVTNPLGVAIAEAVQAGKTLPFSSNYVKVEDWGNILAPDIQKYIAQKESRADLAKAIETYYKNQH; from the coding sequence TTGAAAAAGACATTGGCTTTATTCCTCGTTCTATTGATGGCTGTTGCCTTGACCGCTTGCGGCGGGTCGGGGAATTCGGGCAACACGGCGGCGGATTCAAATGACGGCAAAGTCAACATTGTAATTGTAAACGGCAAAGGTGAAATCGCTTCCCAGTGGGAGCAGGCAGCAAAGGATTTCATGGCGGCAAACCCGGACATTACGGTTGAAGCGGTCTCCGGAGCGGTTGGGGAAACGGTCAATCTGCTGGACAAACTGACGGCTTCCGGCAAAACGGTTACCATTGCCATGATGTCTCCCGATTCCATTGTTAACAAATACAAAGACTTCGGCATTGATCTTACGAATGAAAAATGGAATGCCGATACGGTGTACGGCGTTAAAGACGCTAATGGCAAAATCGCCGGTTTCCCGTTCTCCATTGAAGGCTTCGGGTTGGTATACAACAAGAGCGTCGTGGAAAAAGCGGTAGGCGGCGCATTCGATCCTTATTCCATCAATACCCGCGACAAATTGAAAGCGCTTCTGGACAAAATCCAGGCCTCCGGCGTGAAATATCCGGTCGCTTATCAAACAGAGAACTGGTCGGTTGCGAACCATTACAGCACGCAATTTCTGAATCAGGCTGAGGACCCGAATACGATTGTGGAACAGCTGAAAGCCGGAAAGTTCGATCTGGCAAGCAACGCGGTATGGAACGGCTACTACGATACGATGGATCTGCTCGTCTCCAAAGCGTACAACAAATACGGCGAACGTCCGCTGGGCAAGTATTATGACGATGCGCACCTGAGCGTGGGCAAAGGCGAATCCGCCATTCTGTTCAACGGAAACTGGGCGTTTGATTCACTGAAAGCGGTCTCCGGCGAATCCTTCGGCTTTATCCCGGTTCCGGTGGACAACAATCCGGATAATCCGCTGAACAACAAAATTGCCGCAGGCCCAACCAATATTCTGGTAATCAACAAATCGGCTACGGCAGCCCAGCAGGAAGCGGGCAAGAAGTTTCTAAACTGGCTCGTATATGATCAAAAAGGCCAAGATTTTCTCGTCAATCAAGCCCAAGTCATTTCCGCTTTCAAGAACAATCTGAATAAAGTGACGAATCCGCTGGGAGTAGCGATTGCGGAAGCCGTGCAAGCAGGCAAAACGCTGCCGTTCAGCTCCAATTATGTAAAAGTTGAAGATTGGGGCAACATCCTTGCGCCGGATATTCAAAAATATATTGCGCAGAAAGAATCCCGCGCCGATCTGGCCAAAGCCATCGAAACCTATTACAAGAACCAGCACTAA